One Gordonia sp. SID5947 genomic region harbors:
- the bphC gene encoding biphenyl-2,3-diol 1,2-dioxygenase, translating into MTEIKGLGYLKIQTNDIDRWRTFAFDVLGFAQGSGPDKDALYLRMDERAARIVVVPGNTDEVVEIGWEVRDAAALTRVRTVLERAGVAVKPLSVEEAENRRVEEVISFTDPTGAAVEIFHGPVLDHSPIITPFGGRFVTGAQGLGHVVLPTTDPVGALDFYTDVLGFLPRGAMRLPAPPEFGPMRIRFLGVNERHHSLALCPAPHGGAPGLIHVMVEVDSLDAVGQALDRVVKDGFSVSSTLGRHTNDKMVSFYVRAPGGWDIEFGTDGMKVDETHYTAEEITADSYWGHDWSGSEPLAAM; encoded by the coding sequence ATGACAGAGATCAAAGGCCTGGGATATCTCAAGATCCAGACCAACGACATCGACCGCTGGCGTACCTTCGCCTTCGACGTGCTGGGATTCGCGCAGGGCAGCGGCCCGGACAAAGATGCCCTCTATCTCCGGATGGACGAACGTGCTGCGCGCATCGTCGTCGTTCCGGGGAACACCGACGAGGTCGTCGAGATCGGCTGGGAGGTCCGCGACGCTGCGGCGCTGACGCGGGTGCGGACCGTTCTGGAGCGGGCGGGTGTGGCGGTGAAACCGCTGTCGGTCGAGGAGGCCGAGAACCGGCGTGTCGAGGAGGTCATCTCGTTCACGGACCCGACGGGTGCGGCCGTGGAGATCTTCCATGGACCCGTACTCGACCACAGCCCGATCATCACCCCGTTCGGCGGCAGATTCGTCACCGGCGCCCAGGGTCTCGGACATGTCGTGCTGCCCACCACAGACCCGGTGGGTGCACTCGACTTCTACACCGACGTCCTCGGCTTCCTGCCCCGCGGAGCGATGCGGCTTCCGGCTCCGCCGGAGTTCGGCCCGATGCGTATTCGCTTCCTCGGCGTCAACGAGCGTCACCACAGCCTTGCCCTCTGCCCCGCACCCCACGGCGGAGCGCCCGGCCTCATCCACGTGATGGTCGAGGTGGATTCCCTCGACGCGGTCGGCCAAGCCCTCGACCGGGTCGTCAAGGACGGCTTCTCCGTCTCGTCCACGCTGGGCCGGCACACCAACGACAAGATGGTGTCCTTCTACGTGCGGGCACCCGGCGGTTGGGACATCGAGTTCGGCACCGACGGCATGAAGGTGGACGAGACGCACTACACAGCCGAGGAGATCACCGCCGACAGCTACTGGGGTCACGACTGGTCGGGCAGCGAGCCGCTGGCCGCCATGTAG
- a CDS encoding IclR family transcriptional regulator, translated as MTLEMETSTPNAVLDRVSLVLDAFDGPGRLTLAQIVRRTGLPRSSAHRMLERLVALRWLRRQGRDYELGIRLMELGSIAVHQDRLHEAALPFLHELHRTTGFVVHLAILDGPDVVYLEKIGGTLAASVPTRVGGRQPAHCTAVGKAILAHSEDRADHRTPSIGEPLIQKTRYSISTRSRLDTELVKVRTHGIAYEREESLAGIGCVAAPIGELDDAVAAVSVCGPADRMNFDHRLAAPVRMTALAIWRTLEGGSGRVVPTLQRRHQHVGMHRVSGVSRPGTPTRMAR; from the coding sequence ATGACCCTCGAGATGGAGACATCCACTCCGAATGCCGTACTCGACCGTGTTTCCCTCGTCCTCGACGCGTTCGACGGACCGGGGCGACTCACTCTCGCCCAGATCGTGCGCCGCACCGGCCTGCCCCGCTCCTCGGCCCACCGGATGCTCGAGCGTCTGGTCGCCCTGAGGTGGTTGCGCCGGCAGGGGCGCGACTACGAACTCGGCATCCGGCTGATGGAACTCGGATCGATCGCCGTCCATCAAGACCGGTTGCACGAGGCGGCCCTGCCCTTTCTGCACGAGTTGCATCGCACCACCGGATTCGTGGTGCACCTCGCCATCCTCGACGGACCCGACGTGGTGTACCTGGAGAAGATCGGCGGCACCCTCGCGGCCTCCGTCCCGACGCGGGTCGGCGGTCGTCAGCCGGCGCACTGCACCGCTGTCGGCAAGGCGATCCTCGCGCATTCCGAAGATCGGGCAGACCATCGGACGCCCAGCATCGGCGAGCCGCTCATACAGAAGACGCGCTATTCCATCTCGACGCGCTCCCGCCTCGACACCGAACTCGTCAAGGTCCGCACGCACGGGATCGCCTACGAGCGGGAAGAATCCCTCGCCGGCATCGGCTGCGTCGCGGCGCCGATCGGCGAACTCGACGACGCCGTCGCCGCGGTCTCGGTCTGCGGTCCCGCGGATCGGATGAACTTCGATCATCGACTGGCGGCCCCCGTTCGCATGACCGCCTTGGCGATCTGGCGCACGCTCGAGGGCGGTTCGGGTCGGGTGGTACCCACCTTGCAGCGCAGACATCAGCATGTCGGGATGCACCGGGTCTCGGGTGTTTCGCGCCCCGGCACGCCGACCCGCATGGCGCGATGA
- a CDS encoding 2-keto-4-pentenoate hydratase, which translates to MAVDQAIREQIAADLWNAEKTAVAIDRPTDTHSDLDVVDAYEIQLVNIRKRLAAGASVAGHKVGLASEAMQKMMNVDEPDYGHLLDEMQYFESTPIDAKKLCFPRVEVEVGFILGADLPGEGCTNEDVIEAVEWVVPSIELIDSRIKDWKITLCDTIADNASSCGWILGEQRVPISEIDTGNIDAVLHRNGEVIAKGNSSAVLGHPLNAVSWLARKVDSFGVRLRKGDVILPGTATRAIDISSGDHFVAEFDGLGSVTLDFD; encoded by the coding sequence GTGGCGGTCGACCAGGCAATTCGTGAGCAGATCGCGGCCGATCTGTGGAACGCGGAGAAGACCGCGGTCGCGATCGATCGGCCGACCGACACCCACTCGGACCTCGACGTCGTCGACGCCTATGAGATCCAGCTGGTCAACATCCGCAAGCGGCTGGCCGCCGGCGCCTCGGTCGCCGGTCACAAGGTCGGCCTCGCCTCCGAGGCGATGCAGAAGATGATGAACGTCGACGAACCGGACTACGGTCATCTGCTCGACGAGATGCAGTATTTCGAGTCCACACCCATCGACGCGAAGAAGCTCTGCTTCCCCCGGGTCGAGGTGGAGGTCGGGTTCATCCTCGGTGCGGATCTGCCGGGTGAGGGCTGCACCAACGAGGATGTGATCGAGGCGGTCGAGTGGGTGGTGCCGTCGATCGAGCTGATCGACTCACGCATCAAGGATTGGAAGATCACCCTCTGCGACACCATTGCCGACAACGCATCGTCGTGCGGCTGGATCCTGGGGGAACAACGTGTCCCGATCAGCGAGATCGACACCGGGAACATCGACGCCGTGTTGCACCGTAATGGTGAGGTGATCGCCAAAGGCAACTCGTCGGCGGTGCTGGGGCATCCGTTGAACGCCGTCTCGTGGCTCGCCCGCAAGGTCGACAGCTTCGGCGTGCGCCTGCGCAAGGGTGACGTGATCTTGCCCGGCACCGCGACCCGCGCGATCGACATCAGCTCGGGTGACCACTTTGTCGCCGAGTTCGACGGGCTCGGCTCGGTCACCCTCGATTTCGACTGA
- a CDS encoding PadR family transcriptional regulator, translating into MLAYEEEVSGYDIKKWADWSLRHYYWSPSFSQVYSELKRIENHGYAASRMAGGDGGRNRRVYKITDAGRRAVRIWALDAPVDPPMLKHGALMRTAFGHLSTPDTLKAMLREHVDRVEALQHRIAVDAVAAEAEPAWAYARIAMRWAERYYASERELALELIAEIDAADEVFNAGKRGESFPRPRPGHWREIEEQVKATEDDD; encoded by the coding sequence ATGCTCGCCTACGAGGAAGAGGTCTCCGGGTACGACATCAAGAAGTGGGCGGACTGGAGTCTGCGGCACTATTACTGGAGTCCGTCGTTCAGTCAGGTCTATTCGGAACTCAAGCGGATCGAGAATCACGGGTACGCCGCTTCTCGGATGGCCGGCGGTGATGGGGGCCGCAATCGGCGTGTCTACAAGATCACCGATGCCGGACGCCGGGCTGTGCGCATATGGGCGCTCGATGCTCCCGTCGACCCGCCGATGCTCAAGCACGGCGCGCTGATGCGGACAGCCTTCGGGCATCTCAGTACTCCGGACACCCTCAAGGCGATGCTCCGTGAACACGTGGACCGAGTGGAGGCGTTGCAGCACAGGATCGCTGTCGACGCGGTCGCGGCCGAGGCTGAACCCGCCTGGGCGTACGCGCGGATCGCGATGCGGTGGGCCGAGCGCTACTACGCCAGCGAACGTGAACTTGCGCTCGAGCTGATCGCCGAGATCGATGCTGCCGACGAGGTTTTCAACGCCGGAAAGCGTGGCGAGAGTTTCCCGAGGCCGCGGCCCGGGCACTGGCGCGAGATCGAAGAACAGGTGAAGGCGACCGAAGACGACGACTGA
- a CDS encoding SDR family NAD(P)-dependent oxidoreductase, protein MQRYDGRRVLITGAGSGIGQATTLRMLDEGARVVAADVSEAGLADTKDRAGATADLTTVVVDVADEASVRAGVAAAIETLGGLDVLVNAAGILRSAHTHELSVEMFESVLRINLTGTFLMIRESIPALREGSSPAVVNFSSTSAAFAHPYMAAYAASKGGIQAMTHALASEYGKSGIRFNAVQPGSISSGMTDGSGASGQSVGPGLPEDADYSLFPAPLLAGGGFAPPEAVAGVVAMLGSADAAFITGTEVRVDGGSHA, encoded by the coding sequence ATGCAGCGATATGACGGGCGCCGGGTCCTGATCACGGGTGCCGGCTCGGGGATCGGTCAGGCGACCACCCTGCGGATGCTCGACGAAGGGGCGCGGGTTGTCGCCGCCGACGTCAGCGAGGCGGGTCTGGCCGACACCAAGGACAGGGCGGGGGCCACGGCGGACCTGACGACTGTTGTGGTCGACGTCGCCGACGAGGCATCGGTTCGCGCGGGCGTCGCCGCCGCGATCGAAACTCTCGGCGGGCTCGACGTCCTGGTGAATGCCGCGGGGATCCTGCGTTCTGCGCACACCCATGAGCTGTCGGTGGAGATGTTCGAGAGCGTCTTGCGGATCAATCTCACCGGAACCTTCCTGATGATCCGGGAGTCGATACCGGCCCTGCGTGAGGGATCGTCGCCCGCGGTGGTGAACTTCAGTTCGACGTCGGCGGCGTTCGCGCATCCGTACATGGCCGCGTATGCCGCGAGCAAGGGCGGTATCCAGGCGATGACGCACGCCCTGGCCTCCGAGTACGGAAAGTCGGGTATCCGGTTCAACGCGGTCCAGCCGGGGTCGATCTCGTCGGGCATGACCGATGGCAGCGGCGCGAGCGGGCAGAGTGTCGGGCCCGGGTTGCCCGAGGATGCCGACTACTCGCTCTTCCCCGCACCACTCCTGGCCGGCGGTGGCTTTGCGCCGCCCGAAGCGGTGGCCGGCGTCGTTGCCATGCTCGGCAGTGCGGACGCCGCATTCATCACCGGCACGGAGGTGCGTGTCGACGGCGGCTCGCACGCCTGA
- a CDS encoding alpha/beta hydrolase, translated as MIDPEVAAILPRLNDGFPRVETMTGAAARAAIRARLQPDPDPVPVARVHEQTIPGPAGEIPVRIYWPAARYPVDPAPSLIVFAHGGGFVFCDLDSHDDLCRSMANGTGAVVVSVDYRRAPEHRWPAAAHDVHAATAWASDNAASLGADAGHLIVAGDSAGGNLAAVASLMAREEGGPRIRAQALLYPVVSANFTTESYIRFAEGHYNTATAMKWYWDQYVPELDDRTHPHASPILGELAGLPPTLVVTAGHDPLASEGADLVQSLASAGVPTIHHEHAGAIHGFMTMPVLSLCETARTRAWEDLRALVAQT; from the coding sequence ATGATCGACCCGGAAGTCGCTGCCATCCTCCCTCGTCTGAACGACGGGTTCCCCCGGGTGGAGACGATGACGGGCGCAGCGGCGCGGGCGGCGATCCGTGCACGATTGCAACCCGATCCCGATCCCGTCCCGGTGGCCCGCGTCCATGAGCAGACGATCCCAGGGCCGGCCGGCGAGATCCCGGTACGGATCTACTGGCCCGCCGCGCGCTATCCCGTCGACCCCGCACCGTCGCTGATCGTGTTCGCCCACGGAGGCGGATTCGTGTTCTGCGATCTCGACAGCCATGACGACCTGTGCCGTTCGATGGCGAACGGAACCGGAGCCGTGGTGGTGTCGGTCGACTACCGCCGCGCACCCGAACACCGGTGGCCGGCCGCGGCACACGATGTCCACGCGGCCACCGCCTGGGCGTCCGACAATGCCGCATCCCTCGGTGCCGACGCGGGACATCTGATCGTGGCCGGTGACAGCGCGGGCGGCAACCTCGCCGCCGTCGCGTCGCTCATGGCCCGCGAGGAAGGTGGGCCGCGGATTCGCGCACAGGCTCTGCTCTACCCGGTGGTGTCCGCGAACTTCACCACCGAGTCCTACATCCGATTCGCCGAGGGCCACTACAACACCGCGACGGCGATGAAATGGTATTGGGATCAATACGTTCCGGAACTCGACGACCGGACACATCCCCACGCCTCACCGATCCTGGGTGAACTCGCCGGCCTGCCGCCGACCCTCGTGGTCACTGCCGGCCATGACCCGCTCGCCTCCGAGGGTGCCGACCTCGTGCAGTCACTCGCCTCTGCCGGGGTGCCGACGATCCACCACGAGCATGCGGGCGCCATCCACGGTTTCATGACGATGCCTGTACTGAGCCTGTGCGAAACGGCTCGCACCCGGGCATGGGAAGACCTTCGGGCGCTGGTGGCCCAGACCTGA
- a CDS encoding flavin reductase family protein, with amino-acid sequence MSHDQMLTEPLDLDERRLRRVWSNFATGVAVITAHDGTAPIGFTCQSVVSVSLAPPLMSFCPSATSTSWPRIRTIGEFCINILAADQQEMCRQFARTGTEKFDGIGWRPGPSGAPTLDDALAHIDARLDSEHDAGDHTIVVARITALSAQEAKGPLLFFRGGFGTFDDLAG; translated from the coding sequence ATGAGCCACGACCAGATGCTGACGGAGCCGCTCGATCTCGATGAGCGCAGGCTACGGCGGGTATGGAGCAACTTCGCGACCGGTGTGGCGGTGATCACCGCACACGACGGGACGGCGCCGATCGGCTTCACCTGCCAGTCCGTCGTCTCGGTCTCGCTGGCGCCACCGCTGATGTCGTTCTGCCCCTCGGCGACCTCCACCAGCTGGCCGCGGATCCGCACGATCGGCGAGTTCTGCATCAACATTCTCGCCGCCGACCAGCAGGAGATGTGCCGGCAGTTCGCGCGGACCGGGACCGAGAAGTTCGACGGGATCGGCTGGCGTCCGGGCCCCTCCGGCGCTCCCACCCTCGACGACGCGCTGGCGCACATCGACGCGCGGCTGGACTCCGAGCACGACGCCGGCGATCACACCATCGTGGTCGCGCGCATCACCGCGCTCTCGGCCCAGGAAGCCAAGGGCCCGTTGCTCTTCTTCCGCGGCGGATTCGGCACCTTCGACGATCTCGCCGGGTGA
- a CDS encoding acyl-CoA dehydrogenase family protein, giving the protein MNEALDNIAALADEIRGQADEAERLGRLPDETAKKLKAAGPIRLLQPKKYGGYEAHPREFAETVMAAASLDGATGWVCGIVGVHPWQLAFADPKVQEEVWGTDNDTWMASPYAPTGIAVPVDGGYIFNGRWQFSSGTDHCDWIFLGAMLGTAEGAIAEPMTMLHMILPRSDYQIVDDSWNVVGLKGTGSKDIIVKDAFVPAYRVMNGDQVIDGTAQREYGVTETLYKMPWSNMFPLGISAAVIGIAEGALAAHLDYQRDRVGAQGTAIKDDPYVLFAVGEAAADINAARQELLATVDAMWDIVDAGKEVSFEQRAAGRRTQVRAAWRAVMAVDQIFARSGGNALRMDKPLQRFWRDAHAGLNHAIHVPSTVYHASALSSLGIDPPEQLQKMI; this is encoded by the coding sequence ATGAACGAAGCACTCGACAACATCGCCGCACTGGCCGACGAGATCCGCGGCCAGGCCGACGAGGCCGAACGACTCGGCCGACTCCCCGACGAGACGGCCAAGAAGCTCAAGGCGGCCGGCCCGATCCGCCTGCTGCAACCGAAGAAGTACGGCGGTTACGAAGCGCATCCTCGCGAGTTCGCCGAAACAGTCATGGCCGCAGCCTCGCTCGACGGTGCGACCGGCTGGGTCTGCGGGATCGTGGGCGTCCACCCGTGGCAGTTGGCGTTTGCCGACCCGAAGGTCCAGGAAGAGGTCTGGGGCACCGACAACGACACCTGGATGGCGTCACCGTACGCACCGACCGGGATCGCCGTCCCTGTCGACGGCGGCTATATCTTCAACGGTCGCTGGCAGTTCAGCTCGGGTACCGACCATTGCGACTGGATCTTCCTCGGAGCGATGCTCGGCACCGCGGAGGGCGCGATCGCCGAGCCCATGACGATGCTGCACATGATCCTGCCCCGCAGCGACTACCAGATCGTCGACGATTCATGGAATGTGGTGGGTCTCAAGGGAACCGGCTCGAAGGACATCATCGTCAAGGACGCTTTCGTCCCTGCGTACCGGGTGATGAACGGCGACCAGGTGATCGACGGCACCGCGCAGCGCGAGTACGGCGTGACCGAGACGCTCTACAAGATGCCGTGGTCGAACATGTTCCCGCTGGGCATCTCTGCGGCGGTCATCGGCATCGCGGAGGGCGCGCTCGCCGCCCACCTGGACTATCAGCGCGACCGGGTCGGCGCCCAGGGCACCGCCATCAAGGATGACCCCTACGTCCTGTTCGCGGTCGGCGAGGCCGCCGCGGACATCAACGCCGCGCGGCAGGAATTGTTGGCCACCGTCGACGCCATGTGGGACATCGTCGACGCCGGCAAGGAGGTGTCGTTCGAGCAGCGGGCCGCAGGGCGACGGACCCAGGTGCGTGCGGCCTGGCGTGCCGTGATGGCCGTGGATCAGATCTTCGCGCGGTCCGGCGGCAACGCCCTGCGGATGGACAAGCCACTGCAGCGGTTCTGGCGCGACGCGCATGCCGGCCTGAATCACGCGATCCACGTACCGAGCACCGTCTACCACGCTTCGGCTCTCAGCTCACTGGGCATCGACCCGCCCGAGCAACTCCAGAAGATGATCTGA